The sequence GCTCAGGTTACTCTCCAGTATTGCCTTATCCTTTTAGTAAGTAAGAGCCATGAATATTATATCCCAGTAATGGGAAAATATTTCTGATGTATGTTTAGATTTTCTACTAGTAGATGCAGTAAAGTAAGAAATCCAATTACACTAAATTATTTATACTCCCTAATTAGAATAAGGGGTTCAGGCTTCAATTATCCAATAATGGATGATTGAAGCCTGAACCCCTTTCATTACTTACACTTTTTGCATACTTTTACAGTGCCATTTTCTGTTACTGTATCGTATAGGACTTTGACTCTTGTGGTTTTACATATGGGGCATGTTCCTCTGCCCCTTGACTCTAAGTTCCATAGACCTTTGCCACGATTTTTTTTGGCCATTTAGGTATCATCCTTTCTTATTTGTCTTTGCGTTGTGCGTATACAATCTTGCGAATGCTTTCAGTACTTAAAAAAAATATCTGTGTTAGTTCTTCGTAAGAAAACCCTTCTTGATGCTTAGCTAAAATTTCTTTATTTCTAAAGGATATGTTTTTTACTGCTCCACTTTTTTTCCCCCACTTAGTTCGTTCATTTCCCTTTTGGGGAATGTATATTTGTTCACCTTGTACGTATTTTTGTACTTGCTCTAGTATGTCAGGTGGGAGTATGTTTTTTGCGTTTCGATATGACAAAAGGATACTCCTCCTTGTTATTTTTCTAAAATGGCATCTACCCAGAACTCGAAGCAGTAATAGTTAAACTCTTCGAATAGATGAATAGGCTTTTGGAATTCCCTTGATAGATATACAATCACTTCTTTTTGGGGATAAGACTTGTTTATTAATTCAAGCTGTTTGCCCAGTAGGAACTGTCCTAGAACTCTTTCTTCATGACCAGTCTGAGCACAAGAACCTATTTTGAAATTATCAACCCAAACTTTATTATCATATTCCTCATACCCTGAAAATACACCGGCCACTATTTGATCACTGGAATTTTGCAAAAACATAGCTGACTTTTTAAAATCGTCGGTTTCAATATAATCTAGAAACTCCTTGTAAGAACAATTAATAAAATAGCCGTTGGGATCTTGTTGGTAAAAAAATGATATTATCTGATCTTTTAAGTTGGGACT comes from Alkalicella caledoniensis and encodes:
- a CDS encoding CD3324 family protein; amino-acid sequence: MSYRNAKNILPPDILEQVQKYVQGEQIYIPQKGNERTKWGKKSGAVKNISFRNKEILAKHQEGFSYEELTQIFFLSTESIRKIVYAQRKDK